Proteins co-encoded in one Quercus robur chromosome 8, dhQueRobu3.1, whole genome shotgun sequence genomic window:
- the LOC126694091 gene encoding uncharacterized WD repeat-containing protein C2A9.03-like, which yields MSQYQADDAEYMADEYEMEDVDDEMDDEFRGRDMAGSESDVDEYDHGNSKAADTTAAQARSGKDIQGIPWDRLSITREKYRQTRLEQYKNYENIPQSGEGSGKDCKVTKKGGSYYEFRRNSRSVKSTILHFQLRNLVWATSKHDVYLMSHFSVVHWSSLNCSRQEVLNVSGHVAPSEKHPGSLLEGFTQTQVSTLSVKDKLLVAGGFQGELICKHLDRPGVSFCSRTTYDDNAITNAVEIYVSASGAVHFTASNNDCGVRDFDMEKFQLTKHFRYPWPVNHTSLSPDGKLLTIVGDNPDGMLVDSQTGKTVKSLCGHLDFSFASAWHPNGLTFATGNQDKTCRVWDVRNLSKSVAVLKGNLGAIRSIRYTSDGQYMAMAEPADFVHVYDAKNGYEKEQEIDFFGEISGVSFSPDTESLFIGVWDRTYGSLLEYGRCRNYSYLDSLI from the exons ATGTCCCAATACCAAGCGGATGATGCTGAATACATGGCGGATGAATATGAAATGGAAGATGTAGATGATGAGATGGATGATGAGTTTCGTGGTAGAGACATGGCTGGCTCAGAGTCTGATGTTGATGAATACGACCACGGG AATAGCAAAGCAGCTGATACTACTGCTGCTCAAGCTAGAAGTGGGAAAGATATCCAGGGAATCCCTTGGGATAGGCTTAGCATCACTAGGGAGAAATACCGGCAAACTAGGCTTGAACAATACAAGAACTATGAAAACATCCCTCAGTCTGGAGAGGGGTCTGGGAAG GATTGCAAAGTTACAAAGAAAGGGGGTTCATATTATGAGTTCAGGCGGAATTCAAGATCTGTGAAATCAACCATTCTTCATTTTCAG TTGAGGAACTTGGTTTGGGCTACCTCAAAGCATGATGTCTACCTTATGTCTCATTTTTCTGTCGTCCATTGGTCCTCCTTAAATTGCAGCAGGCAAGAAGTTCTGAATGTCTCAGGGCATGTCGCGCCATCAGAG AAACATCCTGGAAGTTTGTTGGAGGGATTTACCCAGACTCAAGTGAGTACTCTCTCTGTAAAAGATAAGCTACTAGTTGCTGGAGGATTCCAAGGAGAACTTATTTGTAAG CATCTGGATCGGCCTGGAGTTAGTTTTTGTTCCAGGACAACTTATGATGATAATGCTATCACCAATGCTGTCGAGATTTACGTCAGCGCCAG TGGTGCAGTTCACTTTACAGCTTCAAATAATGATTGTGGAGTTAGAGACTTTGATATGGAGAAATTTCAACTTACTAAGCACTTCCGGTATCCTTGGCCAGTGAAT CATACTTCTCTGAGTCCTGATGGTAAACTTCTTACAATTGTGGGAGACAACCCAGACGGTATGCTGGTGGATTCCCAAACTGGAAAG ACGGTCAAGTCCTTGTGTGGGCACTTGGATTTCTCATTTGCATCAGCATGGCACCCTAATGGTCTCACTTTTGCAACTGGAAACCAGGACAAAACCTGCCGGGTTTGGGATGTCCGAAATTTATCCAAGTCAGTCGCTGTTCTGAAGGGCAACCTTGGAGCCATTCGATCAATACGCTATACTTCTGATGGTCAGTATATGGCAATGGCAGAGCCTGCTGACTTTGTACATGTCTATGATGCAAAAAATGGATATGAGAAGGAACAGGAGATTGATTTCTTTGGCGAAATATCTGGCGTATCATTCAGTCCAGACACAGAATCTCTTTTTATCGGAGTGTGGGATCGTACATATGGTAGCCTCCTTGAGTATGGTAGATGCCGGAACTACTCATACCTTGATTCTCTAATTTGA
- the LOC126694084 gene encoding disease resistance protein RPM1-like isoform X1: MAETVVSSLIDRLIPLLTQEAKLLRGIHGEVADIKDELDSIKSFLKDADARAAAEEDMSEGVKTWVKQVTEVSFRIDVAIDQYLLQVAQHGPHRRGFTGFVHKTTHSLKTSEPRHKIASEIQEIKASVQKIKARSERYGFQSTGQGSSSGPRNVRWQDPRMASLFLEDVDVVGIESPKDELLGWLIEGHSYRTVVSVVGMGGLGKTTLVKKVYDHHMMREHFDCHAWISVSQSYNMMDLVRSMVKQFCEARKEFPPEGIDSTDKMSLISKAREYLQEKRYVVVFDDVWEIDFWGEIEHALPDNTKGPRILITTRKLDVANFCKKSSHVKVHNLQPLLPNKAWELFCKRAFQFELGGHCPLMLEKLSHDILEKCEGLPLAIVAIGGLLSTKGKTLFEWQKLHDSLGFELGINPHLAGVSKILSLSFEDLPYNLKSCFLYLGIYPEDYSIRCTRLIQQWMAEGFVKAKEGKTLEEVAQEYLTELIHRNLVQVLEVNFDGKVRQCRFHDLFREIVLQKMKDLSFCHVLSKQESNFEGLTRRMSVDGVSYSVLKEFEDAHIHSLLFFNINEFPISFMSKFVQNFKLVKVLDFENTPLDHLPEEVGNLFHLRYLNLDNTKVKTLPNSIGKLQNLETLSIWQTAIQEIPVTINMLHKLRYLVVHYFDEKMELSLNIIRGVQLHWSIGCLKALTVLQNVDANYGGVKLIEELGKLSQLTNLALVNLTRETGRALCVSIEKMNCLKSLFVSSINEDEVIDLQPISSPPKCLQFLRIQGRFAKLPDWISELQHLVSLKIYWTRLSDDPLKAFQNLPNLAELVLGIKAYNGEQLHIGKGGFPKLKELHLKDLSELNSLNVEKEAFPLLEKLHIGDCPQLKEVPSGFQHLRNLKELIITEMPTEFEKSLDPEQGSHYWIIQHVPSIFLYHKVRKGVYGYEGRNLRSKDLERSRSQTINQDDDNKNNISGDDISASVEKVEERGLGYLKA; the protein is encoded by the exons ATGGCGGAGACGGTAGTATCCTCTCTTATCGACAGGCTGATTCCCTTGCTGACCCAAGAAGCAAAACTGTTGCGAGGCATTCATGGAGAAGTTGCTGACATCAAAGATGAACTGGATAGCATTAAGTCCTTCCTCAAGGATGCAGATGCAAGGGCGGCAGCAGAAGAAGACATGAGCGAGGGTGTCAAAACATGGGTGAAACAAGTAACAGAAGTCTCTTTCCGCATAGACGTTGCCATCGACCAATACTTGCTTCAGGTGGCACAACATGGTCCTCATCGGCGTGGTTTTACTGGTTTTGTCCATAAAACAACTCACTCACTCAAAACATCAGAACCCCGCCATAAGATAGCAAGTGAGATTCAAGAGATCAAAGCATCAGTGCAGAAAATCAAGGCAAGAAGTGAAAGATACGGCTTCCAATCCACTGGTCAAGGATCAAGCAGTGGTCCTCGGAATGTTAGGTGGCAAGACCCTCGAAtggcttctctttttcttgaagatgtTGACGTTGTGGGCATTGAATCTCCTAAAGATGAATTACTTGGTTGGCTCATAGAAGGACACTCTTACCGTACTGTAGTTTCGGTGGTGGGAATGGGGGGACTTGGCAAGACCACTCTTGtcaagaaagtctatgatcacCATATGATGAGAGAACACTTTGATTGTCATGCTTGGATCTCAGTGTCTCAGTCATACAACATGATGGATCTAGTAAGGAGCATGGTAAAGCAATTTTGCGAGGCAAGAAAGGAGTTTCCTCCTGAGGGAATTGACTCAACAGACAAGATGTCACTAATTAGCAAAGCAAGAGAATATTTACAAGAAAAAAGGTACGTAGTTGTATTTGATGATGTTTGGGAAATTGATTTTTGGGGGGAGATAGAACATGCTTTACCTGATAATACAAAAGGTCCAAGGATTTTGATCACAACACGGAAGTTGGATGTTGctaatttttgcaaaaaatcTTCACATGTTAAAGTTCACAACTTGCAACCGCTACTACCTAATAAGGCATGGGAGCTCTTTTGCAAAAGGGCGTTCCAATTTGAACTTGGAGGACACTGTCCCCTAATGTTGGAGAAATTATCTCATGACATTCTTGAGAAGTGTGAAGGATTACCGCTTGCCATTGTTGCTATAGGCGGTCTTTTGTCAACCAAGGGCAAAACTCTCTTTGAATGGCAAAAATTGCATGATAGCCTTGGCTTTGAGTTAGGAATAAATCCTCATCTTGCAGGTGTTAGTAAAATTCTATCCCTAAGTTTTGAAGACCTGCCTTACAACCTCAAATCTTGTTTCTTATATCTTGGTATATATCCAGAGGACTACTCTATAAGATGCACAAGACTGATTCAACAATGGATGGCCGAAGGTTTTGTGAAAGCAAAGGAGGGTAAAACATTAGAGGAGGTTGCACAAGAATACTTGACTGAATTAATTCATAGAAACTTGGTTCAAGTATTAGAGGTCAATTTTGATGGAAAAGTTAGACAATGCCGATTCCATGATCTTTTTCGTGAGATCGTACTTCAAAAGATGAAAGATTTgagtttttgtcatgttttgtcaAAACAAGAGTCAAACTTTGAAGGACTAACTCGACGTATGTCAGTAGATGGAGTTTCATATAGTGTATTGAAGGAATTTGAGGACGCTCACATTCATTCTCTTTTATTCTTCAATATTAATGAATTTCCAATATCCTTCATGAGtaaatttgttcaaaatttcaagCTTGTGAAAGTATTGGATTTTGAAAATACTCCACTAGATCATCTTCCCGAAGAGGTGGGGAATTTATTTCACTTAAGGTATTTAAACTTGGATAATACAAAAGTGAAGACACTCCCAAACTCTATCGGAAAGTTGCAGAATCTAGAGACTTTGTCAATATGGCAAACCGCAATACAGGAGATACCAGTTACAATCAACATGCTTCATAAGCTGCGTTATCTTGTAGTCCattattttgatgaaaagaTGGAATTGAGTCTTAATATTATAAGAGGAGTTCAATTACATTGGAGTATTGGATGCTTAAAGGCACTGACAGTGCTACAAAACGTGGACGCAAATTATGGAGGGGTCAAATTGATTGAAGAGTTGGGGAAGTTGAGTCAATTGACGAATCTTGCCTTGGTAAACCTAACAAGGGAAACTGGGAGGGCTTTGTGTGTCTCTATTGAGAAGATGAACTGCTTAAAATCTCTATTTGTAAGTTCGATCAACGAAGATGAGGTCATCGACTTACAGCCCATTTCATCTCCTCCTAAATGTCTTCAATTCCTCCGCATACAAGGGCGTTTTGCCAAGTTGCCTGACTGGATTTCTGAACTTCAACACCTAGTCTCATTGAAGATTTATTGGACAAGGTTGAGTGATGATCCACTCAAAGCATTTCAAAATCTACCTAATCTAGCGGAGCTCGTACTGGGGATAAAAGCATACAATGGAGAGCAATTGCACATTGGGAAAGGAGGATTTCCAAAACTCAAGGAGCTACATCTCAAAGATTTGTCTGAATTGAATTCATTGAATGTAGAAAAAGAAGCGTTCCCCCTTCTTGAAAAATTGCATATTGGGGACTGTCCACAACTGAAGGAGGTACCGTCTGGTTTCCAACACCTCAGAAACCTTAAAGAACTGATTATTACAGAAATGCCCACAGAATTCGAAAAAAGTTTGGATCCAGAGCAAGGGTCACATTATTGGATCATTCAGCATGTACCATCCATCTTCCTCTATCACAAGGTTCGCAAAGGTGTTTATGGCTATGAGGGCCGCAATCTCCGTTCGAAGGATTTGGAGAGGTCAAGAAGTCAAACAATCAACCAAGATGAtgacaacaaaaacaatattaGTGGCGATGACATCAGCGCTTCAGTTGAGAAAG TTGAGGAACGTGGTTTGGGCTACCTCAAAGCATGA
- the LOC126694084 gene encoding disease resistance protein RPM1-like isoform X2, producing MASLFLEDVDVVGIESPKDELLGWLIEGHSYRTVVSVVGMGGLGKTTLVKKVYDHHMMREHFDCHAWISVSQSYNMMDLVRSMVKQFCEARKEFPPEGIDSTDKMSLISKAREYLQEKRYVVVFDDVWEIDFWGEIEHALPDNTKGPRILITTRKLDVANFCKKSSHVKVHNLQPLLPNKAWELFCKRAFQFELGGHCPLMLEKLSHDILEKCEGLPLAIVAIGGLLSTKGKTLFEWQKLHDSLGFELGINPHLAGVSKILSLSFEDLPYNLKSCFLYLGIYPEDYSIRCTRLIQQWMAEGFVKAKEGKTLEEVAQEYLTELIHRNLVQVLEVNFDGKVRQCRFHDLFREIVLQKMKDLSFCHVLSKQESNFEGLTRRMSVDGVSYSVLKEFEDAHIHSLLFFNINEFPISFMSKFVQNFKLVKVLDFENTPLDHLPEEVGNLFHLRYLNLDNTKVKTLPNSIGKLQNLETLSIWQTAIQEIPVTINMLHKLRYLVVHYFDEKMELSLNIIRGVQLHWSIGCLKALTVLQNVDANYGGVKLIEELGKLSQLTNLALVNLTRETGRALCVSIEKMNCLKSLFVSSINEDEVIDLQPISSPPKCLQFLRIQGRFAKLPDWISELQHLVSLKIYWTRLSDDPLKAFQNLPNLAELVLGIKAYNGEQLHIGKGGFPKLKELHLKDLSELNSLNVEKEAFPLLEKLHIGDCPQLKEVPSGFQHLRNLKELIITEMPTEFEKSLDPEQGSHYWIIQHVPSIFLYHKVRKGVYGYEGRNLRSKDLERSRSQTINQDDDNKNNISGDDISASVEKVEERGLGYLKA from the exons AtggcttctctttttcttgaagatgtTGACGTTGTGGGCATTGAATCTCCTAAAGATGAATTACTTGGTTGGCTCATAGAAGGACACTCTTACCGTACTGTAGTTTCGGTGGTGGGAATGGGGGGACTTGGCAAGACCACTCTTGtcaagaaagtctatgatcacCATATGATGAGAGAACACTTTGATTGTCATGCTTGGATCTCAGTGTCTCAGTCATACAACATGATGGATCTAGTAAGGAGCATGGTAAAGCAATTTTGCGAGGCAAGAAAGGAGTTTCCTCCTGAGGGAATTGACTCAACAGACAAGATGTCACTAATTAGCAAAGCAAGAGAATATTTACAAGAAAAAAGGTACGTAGTTGTATTTGATGATGTTTGGGAAATTGATTTTTGGGGGGAGATAGAACATGCTTTACCTGATAATACAAAAGGTCCAAGGATTTTGATCACAACACGGAAGTTGGATGTTGctaatttttgcaaaaaatcTTCACATGTTAAAGTTCACAACTTGCAACCGCTACTACCTAATAAGGCATGGGAGCTCTTTTGCAAAAGGGCGTTCCAATTTGAACTTGGAGGACACTGTCCCCTAATGTTGGAGAAATTATCTCATGACATTCTTGAGAAGTGTGAAGGATTACCGCTTGCCATTGTTGCTATAGGCGGTCTTTTGTCAACCAAGGGCAAAACTCTCTTTGAATGGCAAAAATTGCATGATAGCCTTGGCTTTGAGTTAGGAATAAATCCTCATCTTGCAGGTGTTAGTAAAATTCTATCCCTAAGTTTTGAAGACCTGCCTTACAACCTCAAATCTTGTTTCTTATATCTTGGTATATATCCAGAGGACTACTCTATAAGATGCACAAGACTGATTCAACAATGGATGGCCGAAGGTTTTGTGAAAGCAAAGGAGGGTAAAACATTAGAGGAGGTTGCACAAGAATACTTGACTGAATTAATTCATAGAAACTTGGTTCAAGTATTAGAGGTCAATTTTGATGGAAAAGTTAGACAATGCCGATTCCATGATCTTTTTCGTGAGATCGTACTTCAAAAGATGAAAGATTTgagtttttgtcatgttttgtcaAAACAAGAGTCAAACTTTGAAGGACTAACTCGACGTATGTCAGTAGATGGAGTTTCATATAGTGTATTGAAGGAATTTGAGGACGCTCACATTCATTCTCTTTTATTCTTCAATATTAATGAATTTCCAATATCCTTCATGAGtaaatttgttcaaaatttcaagCTTGTGAAAGTATTGGATTTTGAAAATACTCCACTAGATCATCTTCCCGAAGAGGTGGGGAATTTATTTCACTTAAGGTATTTAAACTTGGATAATACAAAAGTGAAGACACTCCCAAACTCTATCGGAAAGTTGCAGAATCTAGAGACTTTGTCAATATGGCAAACCGCAATACAGGAGATACCAGTTACAATCAACATGCTTCATAAGCTGCGTTATCTTGTAGTCCattattttgatgaaaagaTGGAATTGAGTCTTAATATTATAAGAGGAGTTCAATTACATTGGAGTATTGGATGCTTAAAGGCACTGACAGTGCTACAAAACGTGGACGCAAATTATGGAGGGGTCAAATTGATTGAAGAGTTGGGGAAGTTGAGTCAATTGACGAATCTTGCCTTGGTAAACCTAACAAGGGAAACTGGGAGGGCTTTGTGTGTCTCTATTGAGAAGATGAACTGCTTAAAATCTCTATTTGTAAGTTCGATCAACGAAGATGAGGTCATCGACTTACAGCCCATTTCATCTCCTCCTAAATGTCTTCAATTCCTCCGCATACAAGGGCGTTTTGCCAAGTTGCCTGACTGGATTTCTGAACTTCAACACCTAGTCTCATTGAAGATTTATTGGACAAGGTTGAGTGATGATCCACTCAAAGCATTTCAAAATCTACCTAATCTAGCGGAGCTCGTACTGGGGATAAAAGCATACAATGGAGAGCAATTGCACATTGGGAAAGGAGGATTTCCAAAACTCAAGGAGCTACATCTCAAAGATTTGTCTGAATTGAATTCATTGAATGTAGAAAAAGAAGCGTTCCCCCTTCTTGAAAAATTGCATATTGGGGACTGTCCACAACTGAAGGAGGTACCGTCTGGTTTCCAACACCTCAGAAACCTTAAAGAACTGATTATTACAGAAATGCCCACAGAATTCGAAAAAAGTTTGGATCCAGAGCAAGGGTCACATTATTGGATCATTCAGCATGTACCATCCATCTTCCTCTATCACAAGGTTCGCAAAGGTGTTTATGGCTATGAGGGCCGCAATCTCCGTTCGAAGGATTTGGAGAGGTCAAGAAGTCAAACAATCAACCAAGATGAtgacaacaaaaacaatattaGTGGCGATGACATCAGCGCTTCAGTTGAGAAAG TTGAGGAACGTGGTTTGGGCTACCTCAAAGCATGA